From Marinobacterium sp. LSUCC0821, a single genomic window includes:
- a CDS encoding ComF family protein: MNISDVYKWLLNNQFCPLCDLPKEDGSPICSSCNSNLHRNAKQCRRCAIPLTTDASTCDSCKNQSPVFDQAFAPLLYRFPLPSLFHQIKQGKNPEQLNWMGELLADEFLSRWELDNRFTIMAIPMHPIDQVIRGFNQTEIFVKKLAQKSGLGISRALKKPIKTKHQAGLKRTERLKNLELPYQVCGTVPERVILIDDIHTTGATLNAASRALKLAGSKEIIALTLCRTPY; the protein is encoded by the coding sequence ATGAATATATCCGACGTTTACAAGTGGTTACTAAACAACCAATTCTGTCCGCTCTGTGATCTCCCTAAAGAGGATGGATCACCAATCTGTTCAAGCTGTAATAGCAACCTACACCGCAACGCTAAACAGTGCAGACGCTGTGCAATACCCCTGACAACAGACGCAAGCACATGCGATAGCTGCAAAAATCAATCACCGGTATTTGATCAAGCATTTGCTCCACTACTCTATCGCTTCCCACTTCCCAGTCTATTTCATCAAATTAAACAGGGTAAAAACCCGGAGCAGTTGAACTGGATGGGAGAACTACTAGCCGACGAGTTTCTATCCAGATGGGAGTTAGATAATCGGTTTACTATCATGGCGATCCCAATGCACCCGATAGACCAGGTGATTAGGGGATTCAATCAGACAGAGATCTTCGTCAAAAAACTCGCGCAAAAGAGTGGCCTTGGGATCAGCAGAGCACTAAAGAAGCCGATTAAAACAAAACACCAAGCGGGCCTTAAACGCACCGAGCGACTCAAGAACTTGGAGCTACCCTATCAGGTATGCGGAACAGTCCCTGAACGCGTGATTCTGATTGACGACATCCACACCACCGGAGCCACGCTAAACGCTGCAAGCAGGGCTTTAAAATTAGCGGGGAGTAAGGAGATTATCGCCCTGACACTCTGCCGTACGCCTTACTAA
- a CDS encoding SLAC1 anion channel family protein, giving the protein MSSDIQSRLAHMPVALFATVMGLAGLTLAWRKATEALGVSDIVWQVLLVFTAVTLASLAISYLLKMRRHPNEVIAEFMHPIKISFFPAFSIGLMLIAVAIADSMTQLATFIWGLGALIQITLTLYLMNQWINHSRWQVQHTTPAWFIPIVGNIIAPIAGVELGFTEVSWFFFSVGIFYWVILKALVFNRIIFHDAIPERLQPTLFIMIAPPAVGFVAYVKLNGGIDNFAHILYYSSLFLILLMIVQLPRFRKLPFFVSWWAYSFPLAAFTIGTEMMLLHSNSLFFHTLSLFSLTVLSLLLALLVFKTIRGLITGALLQPE; this is encoded by the coding sequence ATGAGTAGTGACATCCAATCTCGCCTTGCACACATGCCTGTTGCACTATTTGCGACAGTGATGGGGCTTGCAGGTCTTACCCTAGCTTGGCGAAAAGCGACGGAAGCACTAGGCGTTTCAGATATTGTTTGGCAGGTGCTACTGGTATTCACTGCTGTGACACTCGCCAGCCTTGCGATTAGCTATCTACTCAAAATGCGTCGCCATCCAAATGAGGTGATCGCTGAGTTTATGCACCCTATTAAGATCAGCTTCTTTCCCGCCTTCTCAATCGGTTTAATGTTAATTGCGGTAGCCATTGCAGACAGTATGACCCAGTTGGCAACCTTTATCTGGGGACTTGGAGCGCTAATTCAGATCACCCTCACTCTATATCTAATGAATCAGTGGATTAACCACTCTCGTTGGCAAGTACAACACACCACGCCGGCTTGGTTCATTCCAATTGTGGGTAACATCATCGCACCCATTGCAGGCGTTGAACTTGGCTTTACCGAGGTGAGTTGGTTCTTTTTCTCAGTCGGCATCTTCTACTGGGTTATTTTGAAAGCCTTAGTCTTCAACCGAATTATTTTCCACGATGCTATCCCTGAGCGCTTACAGCCAACGCTATTTATAATGATTGCACCGCCTGCTGTCGGATTTGTGGCTTATGTAAAACTGAATGGTGGCATCGATAACTTTGCACACATTCTCTACTACTCATCGCTCTTCCTTATTCTACTGATGATTGTGCAGTTACCGCGCTTTAGAAAACTGCCATTCTTTGTGAGCTGGTGGGCCTACTCATTCCCCTTAGCTGCTTTTACGATCGGTACTGAGATGATGCTACTGCACAGTAACTCTCTCTTCTTCCACACGCTCAGTCTATTCTCACTCACTGTGCTTTCACTGTTGCTAGCTCTGCTGGTATTTAAAACCATTCGTGGTTTGATCACAGGGGCACTTCTACAGCCGGAATGA
- the tsaA gene encoding tRNA (N6-threonylcarbamoyladenosine(37)-N6)-methyltransferase TrmO — translation MLEIEPIGYIQSPFGEKFGAPRQPGLAPSVRSYIELVEPYNDPDALRGIVQCSHLWLIFHFSETAKAGWKPLTRPPRLGGNEKLGVYATRSTHRPNALGLSAVKLESVETIGTKRRLVISGADLINGTPIIDIKPYIPYADCIAEAQYPGMEQPHALNLPVNFLDQAQRFITSLEKRVADELSSLISEVLKQDPRPAYQRDELRIYGVELASHNVKFRISEVAIEVIDIKPIARSL, via the coding sequence ATGCTCGAAATTGAACCTATTGGATACATACAAAGCCCGTTTGGTGAGAAGTTTGGTGCGCCACGCCAACCAGGGCTTGCCCCCTCAGTTCGCTCATACATTGAGCTGGTAGAGCCCTATAACGACCCCGACGCGCTGCGCGGAATAGTGCAGTGCTCACATCTCTGGCTGATCTTTCACTTTAGCGAAACGGCAAAAGCTGGCTGGAAACCTCTCACTCGCCCACCACGCCTTGGTGGCAATGAGAAGCTTGGCGTCTATGCAACTCGCTCTACACATCGGCCCAATGCACTTGGTTTATCCGCAGTGAAACTCGAATCGGTTGAGACCATAGGCACCAAAAGACGCTTGGTGATCTCTGGAGCAGATCTAATCAACGGCACCCCGATTATCGATATCAAGCCCTACATCCCCTATGCGGATTGTATTGCAGAGGCGCAATACCCAGGTATGGAGCAGCCACACGCCCTGAACCTGCCCGTCAATTTTTTGGATCAGGCCCAGCGATTTATTACCAGCTTAGAAAAGCGGGTAGCTGATGAGTTGTCCTCTCTGATTAGCGAGGTGCTAAAGCAGGATCCTCGTCCAGCCTATCAACGCGATGAGCTTCGCATTTACGGTGTTGAGCTCGCCTCTCACAATGTGAAATTTAGAATCAGCGAGGTCGCTATCGAAGTGATAGATATCAAGCCCATCGCGCGATCGCTCTGA
- the bioB gene encoding biotin synthase BioB: MQNVVNEKKVWSKEEIQALFDLPFNDLLFKAQTVHRENFNPNEVQVSTLLSIKTGSCPEDCKYCPQSAHYDTGLEKQRLMEVEAVLNKAKQAKETGATRFCMGAAWKHPTDRDMPYILQMVRGVREMGLETCMTLGMLKPEQADELAEAGLDYYNHNLDTSPEFYDKIITTRSYQDRLDTLQHVRDSGMKICSGGILGMGETVNDRIGLLQQLANLPVPPESVPINMLVKVDGTPLAEVEDLDPLEFVRNIAVARILMSKSHVRLSAGRESMSDELQAMAFFAGANSIFYGECLLTTPNPEAHRDLQLFKRLGLRPEQRIEEDDSSQAAHLQQKIQNHQDNQKFYDASH, encoded by the coding sequence ATGCAAAATGTTGTGAATGAGAAAAAGGTTTGGTCTAAAGAGGAGATTCAGGCGTTATTTGACCTCCCTTTTAATGATCTCCTATTCAAGGCGCAGACGGTGCACCGTGAAAACTTCAACCCGAATGAGGTTCAGGTCAGCACGCTACTCTCTATCAAAACGGGATCTTGTCCAGAAGATTGTAAGTACTGCCCGCAGAGTGCGCATTACGATACGGGTCTTGAAAAACAGCGACTGATGGAAGTAGAGGCTGTCCTCAATAAAGCGAAACAGGCTAAAGAGACAGGTGCGACCCGTTTCTGTATGGGCGCTGCTTGGAAACATCCTACTGATCGCGACATGCCATATATCCTTCAGATGGTTCGCGGTGTTCGTGAGATGGGTCTTGAGACCTGCATGACGTTGGGGATGTTGAAGCCAGAACAGGCCGATGAACTGGCTGAGGCGGGTCTAGATTACTACAACCATAATCTTGATACCTCGCCTGAGTTCTACGACAAAATTATCACAACGCGCAGCTACCAAGATCGTCTAGATACGCTCCAGCATGTGCGTGACTCAGGTATGAAAATCTGTAGCGGCGGTATCCTAGGCATGGGTGAAACGGTTAACGACCGTATTGGTCTGCTTCAGCAGCTTGCTAACTTGCCAGTGCCGCCAGAGTCTGTGCCTATTAATATGCTTGTTAAGGTTGATGGGACACCGCTTGCCGAGGTGGAGGATTTGGATCCACTTGAGTTTGTTCGCAACATCGCGGTCGCGCGTATCCTGATGTCAAAATCTCACGTACGTCTATCTGCTGGTCGTGAGAGTATGAGTGATGAGTTGCAAGCGATGGCGTTCTTTGCCGGTGCAAACTCGATTTTCTACGGTGAGTGTCTACTGACGACACCAAACCCAGAAGCTCACCGTGATCTTCAGCTCTTCAAACGTCTGGGTCTTCGTCCGGAACAGCGTATAGAAGAGGATGATTCAAGCCAGGCTGCACATCTTCAGCAGAAGATTCAGAATCACCAAGATAATCAGAAGTTTTACGACGCGAGTCACTGA
- a CDS encoding DASH family cryptochrome: MSQSSLLWFSNNLRLDDNAVFKAVEDDSKLHCIYIQDPKTEHFFHLGEKQLGTHRARFLEQTITTLDQQLSTLGQCLHSIEGDYLESLTQLVQQHSIDKIVTSRHTGIYEQQAIKEIASRFPHLQIVVIETATLFSEAQLPFAITDIDKSFTPFRKRVEELAIDLPISAPSLLPPPIYHKDRITPVEPSEGFHGGEVAALAHLESYLSSDAPLSYKETRNALDDWPSSTKLSPWLATGALSCRRVIARLREYESQNGANESTYWIKFELLWREYFQWYAHRWGKRLYAFKGPHNRNPLTSYYTQRFRSWREGHTPYPIINAAMKQLKATGYMSNRARQLVASCLVHELAIDWRYGAEYFEQQLLDFDIASNWGNWQYLAGVGADPRGHRQFNLEKQTEIYDPEHLFIETWQGNKDCQSTDQFDYYGDPIWPTQEGGR; encoded by the coding sequence GTGTCCCAATCTTCTCTGCTCTGGTTTAGCAATAATCTTCGACTCGACGATAACGCTGTTTTCAAAGCGGTCGAAGATGACTCCAAGCTTCACTGCATCTACATTCAAGACCCAAAAACCGAGCACTTCTTTCATCTTGGCGAGAAGCAATTGGGCACACATCGAGCTAGGTTTTTAGAGCAGACAATCACGACGCTCGACCAACAGCTATCGACACTTGGCCAATGCCTTCACTCTATTGAAGGCGACTACTTAGAGTCCCTAACCCAGCTGGTTCAGCAACACTCAATCGATAAAATTGTCACCTCAAGGCATACAGGCATTTATGAACAACAGGCGATCAAGGAGATCGCATCACGTTTCCCTCATCTTCAGATAGTCGTGATTGAGACAGCCACACTCTTTAGTGAGGCGCAGCTACCCTTTGCTATCACCGATATTGATAAGAGTTTTACGCCATTTAGAAAGCGAGTTGAGGAGCTGGCCATCGATCTACCGATTAGTGCACCCTCTCTCTTGCCACCACCTATCTACCATAAAGATAGAATCACACCGGTAGAGCCCTCAGAAGGTTTTCACGGGGGCGAAGTTGCAGCATTAGCTCACCTAGAGAGCTATTTGAGTAGCGATGCACCGCTGAGTTACAAAGAGACCAGAAACGCTCTCGATGATTGGCCAAGTTCAACAAAACTAAGCCCTTGGTTAGCTACCGGCGCCCTCTCATGCAGACGCGTCATAGCAAGACTCCGCGAGTATGAATCCCAAAACGGGGCCAACGAATCGACCTACTGGATTAAATTCGAGCTCCTATGGCGTGAGTACTTTCAGTGGTATGCACACCGATGGGGCAAGCGCCTGTACGCATTTAAAGGACCACACAATCGCAACCCACTCACCAGTTATTATACCCAGCGATTTCGCTCTTGGCGTGAGGGGCACACACCCTACCCGATCATTAATGCGGCAATGAAACAGCTTAAGGCAACAGGCTATATGTCAAACCGTGCTCGCCAACTTGTAGCTAGTTGCCTTGTGCATGAACTTGCTATCGATTGGCGCTATGGGGCTGAGTATTTTGAACAACAGTTACTCGATTTCGATATCGCAAGTAACTGGGGAAATTGGCAGTACCTCGCCGGTGTCGGAGCAGACCCTCGAGGTCATAGACAGTTTAATCTGGAAAAGCAGACCGAAATTTACGATCCCGAACACCTATTTATCGAGACCTGGCAAGGCAATAAGGATTGTCAGAGCACAGATCAGTTTGACTACTACG